The following proteins are encoded in a genomic region of Apis mellifera strain DH4 linkage group LG14, Amel_HAv3.1, whole genome shotgun sequence:
- the LOC727232 gene encoding uncharacterized protein LOC727232 isoform X4, whose protein sequence is MFLESNWTWLAERWGNMADLAERVDDLICSFDSAGDTTMDTLSMLIFGWMLFGLMVLCVGKYVYNRFVLNGLSSGTIVTAKDGHIVHGDSVGVSGGGGGGGAGGGGGSGGGGTGGGGGSGGKLLLLGKQKIVPSSGAGAGGGGAGSGSLASVGGAAGPTSATSPYVPPTPPVRKRLTRKTSGALISPARSSKSLHLPTATGADPDAVRWVNEVIVWLYSDPAILDELLAVWVASLNQFTANSVDEHGVGVEFVRVLPETHPPNLSNIFCECDSKDDVTITCDCEATPALQLKAFRRKAEKLEVSHYRVNVNRFRARLNVICITEKLLLDLKCDGWPDVKVSLAQVGTIKKDLDESQLQEVVTEIVIGALRGINVHLNLFQYPSCPRLWREPATTQPTFSIPMHYDNVHTSSSSLQSSRQRLQTQSPTLSQNQYVVSDRRLLVKVARAAELGGEQGAVEPYCVVELDEPPQKNQTSVKKDTRNPSWDEAFLFDVNRNTSEVLLEVYDRANKSQRFLGLGIVGIDELLANPSQRQIIPLQNRPYEEEDITGTLTVEFLFIEGAEVPQIGNKPYKVKETIKPVSPTPRTYTPTNLISDNNLNYNNGNSTLILYDSTVQPEGDYLTNGNVVDSPYRTGQSNGNKGTLIVHSQQRQPERQIVKVALTESGNWQEISPEHGPKDTSVTSGPESTPNSSNSEERGRTRRKRRDFFGTIKKRLSRSKTRSRSVGPEGDANHEDPHSRSISADRARDPGSARLSIPGREEQSRRSSLSEASGISGASTKTYINEASTLVLETLENGIKKHYLVPLSLAQKSKWRKKGTKLHIFNDHTFIAKHMAGGTVCEVCKRTLARRLGKQGYECRDCQMKCHKHCHVKVETTCPTSTIQSIELSLLPVLSE, encoded by the exons atgttTTTGGAATCCAATTGGACTTGGTTGGCCGAACGATGGGGCAATATGGCCGACTTGGCCGAGCGGGTGGACGATCTGATATGCAGTTTCGACTCGGCTGGTGACACGACCATGGATACCTTGTCGATGCTCATATTCGGCTGGATGTTGTTCGGATTGATGGTACTGTGCGTCGGCAAATACGTTTACAATCGGTTCGTTTTGAACGGGCTCAGTTCTGGGACAATAGTTACCGCCAAGGACGGCCATATCGTCCACGGTGATAGCGTCGGTGtcagtggtggtggtggtggtggtggtgctggtggtggtggcggcagtggtggtggtggtactGGTGGTGGAGGTGGTAGTGGCGGCAAATTGCTTTTGCTTGGCAAGCAAAAAATCGTTCCATCCTCGGGGGCCGGGGCAGGTGGTGGCGGCGCCGGTTCCGGATCGCTTGCATCCGTCGGTGGTGCCGCCGGTCCAACTTCCGCTACCTCGCCTTACGTCCCGCCGACACCTCCTGTCCGCAAACGTCTCACCAGGAAGACATCCGGCGCTCTGATCAGCCCGGCGAGAAGCAGCAAAAGTTTGCATCTACCGACGGCAACTGGAGCCGACCCCGACGCTGTCCGCTGGGTCAACGAGGTTATCGTTTGGCTCTACTCCGATCCAGCGATTTTGGACGAGCTGTTGGCCGTTTGGGTCGCGTCTCTCAATCAATTTACCGCCAACTCTGTCGACGAG CACGGAGTCGGGGTCGAATTCGTTCGAGTTTTACCTGAAACCCATCCACCGAATCTCTCCAACATTTTTTGCGAATGCGACTCGAAGGACGACGTG ACGATCACGTGCGACTGCGAAGCAACTCCAGCCTTGCAGTTAAAAGCATTCCGTCGGAAAGCCGAGAAACTCGAAGTAAGTCACTATCGAGTGAACGTGAACCGTTTCCGCGCCCGATTGAACGTCATCTGTATCACGGAGAAGCTTCTCCTCGATTTGAAATGCGACGGCTGGCCGGAC gTGAAAGTTTCATTGGCCCAAGTGGGCACGATAAAGAAAGATCTGGACGAGAGCCAATTGCAGGAGGTCGTAACGGAAATCGTGATAGGAGCGTTAAGGGGGATCAATGTCCATCTGAATTTGTTCCAATATCCGAGCTGCCCGCGGTTATGGAGGGAACCGGCGACCACCCAGCCAACCTTCTCGATCCCCATGCACTACGACAACGTG CATACGTCGAGCAGCTCGCTTCAAAGCTCGCGGCAACGGCTTCAGACACAGAGCCCGACCCTGTCTCAAAACCAGTACGTGGTCAGCGACAGGCGGTTGCTCGTCAAAGTGGCGAGAGCCGCGGAATTGGGCGGAGAGCAGGGAGCCGTTGAGCCGTATTGCGTCGTTGAATTGGACGAGCCCCCTCAAAAGAATCAAACGTCCGTGAAGAAGGATACTAGAAACCCGTCGTGGGACGAAGCATTCTTATT CGATGTTAATCGGAACACGTCCGAGGTATTGTTGGAGGTATACGATCGCGCGAATAAATCGCAACGATTCTTAGGGCTGGGAATCGTGGGTATCGACGAGCTTCTCGCGAATCCGAGCCAAAGGCAGATAATACCTCTTCAAAATCGACCTTACGAGGAGGAAGATATTACCGGCACGCTGACCGTTGAG TTTCTATTCATCGAGGGTGCGGAGGTGCCTCAAATTGGGAACAAACCTTACAAGGTGAAGGAGACGATAAAGCCGGTGTCACCGACTCCTCGTACCTACACCCCGACAAATCTCATCAGCGACAATAATCTAAATTACAACAATGGTAACAGCACACTTATCTTGTACGACTCTACCGTTCAACCCGAAGGGG ATTACCTGACGAACGGGAACGTGGTGGACTCGCCTTACAGAACCGGTCAGAGCAACGGGAATAAAGGAACGTTGATAGTGCACAGCCAGCAAAGG caGCCAGAGCGGCAGATAGTTAAG GTCGCCCTAACGGAAAGTGGGAACTGGCAAGAGATCTCTCCGGAG CATGGACCGAAAGATACCAGCGTGACGTCGGGACCGGAAAGCACACCGAATTCTTCCAATTCCGAAG AGAGGGGAAGAACGAGAAGAAAACGTCGAGATTTCTTTGGCACGATAAAGAAACGGCTGAGTCGATCGAAGACGAGAAGCAGATCTGTTGGACCGGAAGGCGATGCGAATCACGAGGATCCACACTCCAGATCTATATCCGCGGACAGGGCTCGTGATCCTGGCTCGG CTCGTTTATCGATACCAGGGAGGGAGGAACAATCGAGGAGATCGAGTTTGAGCGAGGCATCCGGTATAAGCGGGGCGTCGACCAAAACTTACATTAACGAGGCTTCTACATTGGTCCTCGAAACGCTCGAGAACGGTATCAAAAA ACATTACCTAGTACCGTTGTCGCTCGCGCAAAAAAGTAAATGGCGAAAGAAGGGCACAAAACTTCATATATTTAACGATCACACTTTCATAGCGAAACACATGGCTGG TGGGACGGTGTGCGAGGTGTGCAAACGGACGCTTGCGCGAAGATTAGGCAAGCAGGGTTACGAGTGTAGAGACTGTCAAATGAAGTGTCACAAGCATTGCCATGTCAAGGTAGAAACTACGTGTCCCACGTCTACGATTCAAAGCATCGAATT GTCTCTTCTGCCAGTACTCAGTGAATAG
- the LOC727232 gene encoding uncharacterized protein LOC727232 isoform X9: MFLESNWTWLAERWGNMADLAERVDDLICSFDSAGDTTMDTLSMLIFGWMLFGLMVLCVGKYVYNRFVLNGLSSGTIVTAKDGHIVHGDSVGVSGGGGGGGAGGGGGSGGGGTGGGGGSGGKLLLLGKQKIVPSSGAGAGGGGAGSGSLASVGGAAGPTSATSPYVPPTPPVRKRLTRKTSGALISPARSSKSLHLPTATGADPDAVRWVNEVIVWLYSDPAILDELLAVWVASLNQFTANSVDEHGVGVEFVRVLPETHPPNLSNIFCECDSKDDVTITCDCEATPALQLKAFRRKAEKLEVSHYRVNVNRFRARLNVICITEKLLLDLKCDGWPDVKVSLAQVGTIKKDLDESQLQEVVTEIVIGALRGINVHLNLFQYPSCPRLWREPATTQPTFSIPMHYDNVHTSSSSLQSSRQRLQTQSPTLSQNQYVVSDRRLLVKVARAAELGGEQGAVEPYCVVELDEPPQKNQTSVKKDTRNPSWDEAFLFDVNRNTSEVLLEVYDRANKSQRFLGLGIVGIDELLANPSQRQIIPLQNRPYEEEDITGTLTVEFLFIEGAEVPQIGNKPYKVKETIKPVSPTPRTYTPTNLISDNNLNYNNGNSTLILYDSTVQPEGDYLTNGNVVDSPYRTGQSNGNKGTLIVHSQQRHGPKDTSVTSGPESTPNSSNSEERGRTRRKRRDFFGTIKKRLSRSKTRSRSVGPEGDANHEDPHSRSISADRARDPGSARLSIPGREEQSRRSSLSEASGISGASTKTYINEASTLVLETLENGIKKHYLVPLSLAQKSKWRKKGTKLHIFNDHTFIAKHMAGGTVCEVCKRTLARRLGKQGYECRDCQMKCHKHCHVKVETTCPTSTIQSIELTCIKVPRAERRSTNRLC; this comes from the exons atgttTTTGGAATCCAATTGGACTTGGTTGGCCGAACGATGGGGCAATATGGCCGACTTGGCCGAGCGGGTGGACGATCTGATATGCAGTTTCGACTCGGCTGGTGACACGACCATGGATACCTTGTCGATGCTCATATTCGGCTGGATGTTGTTCGGATTGATGGTACTGTGCGTCGGCAAATACGTTTACAATCGGTTCGTTTTGAACGGGCTCAGTTCTGGGACAATAGTTACCGCCAAGGACGGCCATATCGTCCACGGTGATAGCGTCGGTGtcagtggtggtggtggtggtggtggtgctggtggtggtggcggcagtggtggtggtggtactGGTGGTGGAGGTGGTAGTGGCGGCAAATTGCTTTTGCTTGGCAAGCAAAAAATCGTTCCATCCTCGGGGGCCGGGGCAGGTGGTGGCGGCGCCGGTTCCGGATCGCTTGCATCCGTCGGTGGTGCCGCCGGTCCAACTTCCGCTACCTCGCCTTACGTCCCGCCGACACCTCCTGTCCGCAAACGTCTCACCAGGAAGACATCCGGCGCTCTGATCAGCCCGGCGAGAAGCAGCAAAAGTTTGCATCTACCGACGGCAACTGGAGCCGACCCCGACGCTGTCCGCTGGGTCAACGAGGTTATCGTTTGGCTCTACTCCGATCCAGCGATTTTGGACGAGCTGTTGGCCGTTTGGGTCGCGTCTCTCAATCAATTTACCGCCAACTCTGTCGACGAG CACGGAGTCGGGGTCGAATTCGTTCGAGTTTTACCTGAAACCCATCCACCGAATCTCTCCAACATTTTTTGCGAATGCGACTCGAAGGACGACGTG ACGATCACGTGCGACTGCGAAGCAACTCCAGCCTTGCAGTTAAAAGCATTCCGTCGGAAAGCCGAGAAACTCGAAGTAAGTCACTATCGAGTGAACGTGAACCGTTTCCGCGCCCGATTGAACGTCATCTGTATCACGGAGAAGCTTCTCCTCGATTTGAAATGCGACGGCTGGCCGGAC gTGAAAGTTTCATTGGCCCAAGTGGGCACGATAAAGAAAGATCTGGACGAGAGCCAATTGCAGGAGGTCGTAACGGAAATCGTGATAGGAGCGTTAAGGGGGATCAATGTCCATCTGAATTTGTTCCAATATCCGAGCTGCCCGCGGTTATGGAGGGAACCGGCGACCACCCAGCCAACCTTCTCGATCCCCATGCACTACGACAACGTG CATACGTCGAGCAGCTCGCTTCAAAGCTCGCGGCAACGGCTTCAGACACAGAGCCCGACCCTGTCTCAAAACCAGTACGTGGTCAGCGACAGGCGGTTGCTCGTCAAAGTGGCGAGAGCCGCGGAATTGGGCGGAGAGCAGGGAGCCGTTGAGCCGTATTGCGTCGTTGAATTGGACGAGCCCCCTCAAAAGAATCAAACGTCCGTGAAGAAGGATACTAGAAACCCGTCGTGGGACGAAGCATTCTTATT CGATGTTAATCGGAACACGTCCGAGGTATTGTTGGAGGTATACGATCGCGCGAATAAATCGCAACGATTCTTAGGGCTGGGAATCGTGGGTATCGACGAGCTTCTCGCGAATCCGAGCCAAAGGCAGATAATACCTCTTCAAAATCGACCTTACGAGGAGGAAGATATTACCGGCACGCTGACCGTTGAG TTTCTATTCATCGAGGGTGCGGAGGTGCCTCAAATTGGGAACAAACCTTACAAGGTGAAGGAGACGATAAAGCCGGTGTCACCGACTCCTCGTACCTACACCCCGACAAATCTCATCAGCGACAATAATCTAAATTACAACAATGGTAACAGCACACTTATCTTGTACGACTCTACCGTTCAACCCGAAGGGG ATTACCTGACGAACGGGAACGTGGTGGACTCGCCTTACAGAACCGGTCAGAGCAACGGGAATAAAGGAACGTTGATAGTGCACAGCCAGCAAAGG CATGGACCGAAAGATACCAGCGTGACGTCGGGACCGGAAAGCACACCGAATTCTTCCAATTCCGAAG AGAGGGGAAGAACGAGAAGAAAACGTCGAGATTTCTTTGGCACGATAAAGAAACGGCTGAGTCGATCGAAGACGAGAAGCAGATCTGTTGGACCGGAAGGCGATGCGAATCACGAGGATCCACACTCCAGATCTATATCCGCGGACAGGGCTCGTGATCCTGGCTCGG CTCGTTTATCGATACCAGGGAGGGAGGAACAATCGAGGAGATCGAGTTTGAGCGAGGCATCCGGTATAAGCGGGGCGTCGACCAAAACTTACATTAACGAGGCTTCTACATTGGTCCTCGAAACGCTCGAGAACGGTATCAAAAA ACATTACCTAGTACCGTTGTCGCTCGCGCAAAAAAGTAAATGGCGAAAGAAGGGCACAAAACTTCATATATTTAACGATCACACTTTCATAGCGAAACACATGGCTGG TGGGACGGTGTGCGAGGTGTGCAAACGGACGCTTGCGCGAAGATTAGGCAAGCAGGGTTACGAGTGTAGAGACTGTCAAATGAAGTGTCACAAGCATTGCCATGTCAAGGTAGAAACTACGTGTCCCACGTCTACGATTCAAAGCATCGAATT aacgtGCATAAAAGTTCCACGGGCTGAGCGCAGATCGACGAATCGTTTGTGCTGA